In Candidatus Thermoplasmatota archaeon, the sequence CCCCGCTAGACTTATCTACCTTACCTCTTGTTCCGGCTTCCAATGTCCACGACCCAGCAGGAAGTCCGCGAGTTGAAGGAAGGCCGCTACATGGTCGTGGACGAAGAGCCCTGCCGCATCCTCTCCATCGACCACTCGAAGCCCGGCAAGCACGGCGCGGCCAAGGCCCGCATCGAGGTCGTCGGCCTGTTCTCGAAGAAGCGCGCCTCGTACATCGGCAGCGTGACGGACAAGGTCCAGGTTCCGCTCATCGACAAGCGCACCGCGCAGGTGATCGCGCTCATGGGCGACAACGTGCAGCTCATGGACATGCAGACCTACGAGACCTTCGAGCTTCCCGCCCCCGAGGACGACGAGGGCGAGAAGGTGAGCCTCGAGCCGGGCAAGGAGATCATGTACATCGAAGCCATGGGCCGACGCAAGATCATGCGCATCTGAGGTCCCGATGACCGCTTCCCCCGCGCCGTCCCCCGCTCCCGGCCGCGCGCGCACGTGGCCCGACGAGCTCGCCTACGCCAAGGCCGGGTTCCCCGACGCGCGCTTTGTCGTGGCCGGCGTGCCCTTCGACGCGGCGGCCTCGTTCCGCTTCGGCGCGGCCGAGGGCCCCGCGGCCATCCGCCACGCGAGCCACAACCTCGAGACGTTCAACCTGCGAAACGGCGTCGACCTCGACGACGTGCCCGTGCACGACATGGGCAACGTGGACCTCGACGAGAAGACGCCGCCCGCCGAGATGGTCCGGCGCGTGGCCGACGTCACCGGAAAGATCGTGGCGGCCGACAAGTTCCCGATCCTCCTGGGGGGCGACCACGGCGCGACGCCCGCGGCTTTCCCCGCCCTCAAACGCCGCTACCCGAACCTCGGCTGCATCCTCGTCGACGCGCATCTGTCCTATCGCGACGCGTACGAGGGCATCAAGGAGAGCCACGCCTGCACGGCCCGGCGGGTCGCCGAGGTCGTGGGGCCCGAACGCCTGGCGATCGTGGGCGCCCGCAGCTCCGGCAAGGAGGAATGGCAGCAGGCGCGCCGGGACGGGCTTCGGTTCTTCACGACCTTCGACGTCCAGTACCAGGGCATGAGCCGCGTGCTCGCGCAAGCCGCGCAGGCCATTGGCGACGGGCCCGTCTACCTTTCGGTGGACGTCGACGCGATGGACCCTGCTCACGCGCCGGCAACGGGCACGCCCGAGCCCTATGGGCTTGCGCCCCACGACGTGCTGGCCGCCATCCAGCGCTTCGCCCCGCGCATGGTGGGCTTCGACATCATGGAGGTGAGCCCGCCCCACGACGCGGGCACCACGGCCGGGCTCGCCTCGCGGCTCGTGCTGGAGGCCGTCACGGAGGTCTGGGTCCGCCGCTTCCGGCCGCAGGATCTGCCCGGCGACGTGCCCAAGTCCGTCGGAAGGACGTGATCGGATGGATTTCCTCGCGCGGCTGCGCGCCGCGGCGCAGGCGAACCGCTCCTGGGTCTGCGTGGGCCTGGACCCCGATTCGGCGCGCATGCCGGGCCTGGGGGACGCCGATTCGGTCCTGCGGTTCAACCGCAGCGTCATCGAATCGACCC encodes:
- a CDS encoding translation initiation factor IF-5A, translating into MSTTQQEVRELKEGRYMVVDEEPCRILSIDHSKPGKHGAAKARIEVVGLFSKKRASYIGSVTDKVQVPLIDKRTAQVIALMGDNVQLMDMQTYETFELPAPEDDEGEKVSLEPGKEIMYIEAMGRRKIMRI
- the speB gene encoding agmatinase encodes the protein MTASPAPSPAPGRARTWPDELAYAKAGFPDARFVVAGVPFDAAASFRFGAAEGPAAIRHASHNLETFNLRNGVDLDDVPVHDMGNVDLDEKTPPAEMVRRVADVTGKIVAADKFPILLGGDHGATPAAFPALKRRYPNLGCILVDAHLSYRDAYEGIKESHACTARRVAEVVGPERLAIVGARSSGKEEWQQARRDGLRFFTTFDVQYQGMSRVLAQAAQAIGDGPVYLSVDVDAMDPAHAPATGTPEPYGLAPHDVLAAIQRFAPRMVGFDIMEVSPPHDAGTTAGLASRLVLEAVTEVWVRRFRPQDLPGDVPKSVGRT